The Actinomycetes bacterium genome includes the window GGCAGCCACTGCAACACCGAGTGGCTCGCGGCAGCCGGCCTTGACCTCAGCGACGGGGTGTTCTGCGACAACACCCTGCGCGCGGTCCGGGCTGACGGGACGCCGGTCGACGGCGTCCACGCGGTGGGGGACGTCGCTCGGTTCCCCAACCCCCGCTTCGACGAGGTGGCGCGCCGAGTCGAGCACTGGAACATGCCCACCGAGACCGCCCGTCGGGTGGGGCCAACGCTCGCCGCCTTCCTGGCCGGCCACGGCTACCAGGCCGCCGCCGAACGGCTGTTCGCGCCGCTGCCCGCGTTCTGGTCCGACCAGTACGACACCCAGCTGCAGTCGTACGGGGCGCCGGGCCTCGCCGGCGACGCGCCGGACGACGTGCGGGTCCTCGACGGTGACCCGCACGGCGAGGTGGTCGTCGGTTACCACCGGGACGGCGACCTGGTCGGTGTCATCGGCCTGGGGATGGCCTCCAAGGTCAATTCCTACCGACCCCTCATCGGTCGGCAGCCGACCTAGGCTGCGCG containing:
- a CDS encoding oxidoreductase C-terminal domain-containing protein — encoded protein: GSHCNTEWLAAAGLDLSDGVFCDNTLRAVRADGTPVDGVHAVGDVARFPNPRFDEVARRVEHWNMPTETARRVGPTLAAFLAGHGYQAAAERLFAPLPAFWSDQYDTQLQSYGAPGLAGDAPDDVRVLDGDPHGEVVVGYHRDGDLVGVIGLGMASKVNSYRPLIGRQPT